A genomic segment from Trichocoleus sp. encodes:
- a CDS encoding lipoxygenase family protein, translating to MDSINAPLQGNTSADLYQYNYTYLESIGMVEKLPAGESFSQPWLVLIGKQAIKLAINTLITNLGDRGKKGVEDDVREFLGKTLLITLQEEGTSFKATLINALAALVPQLLLQTAPTPQPAVKVTRSVETIVQPTASAAGSGVEISRNVETSIQSTIQLSPADAPSNTVEVTKSVETALDQLLQTEAPSNSEVPQVDKTIQQPVVAPSPEEKAQISSGIDRALQQPLPGIPANEADVEKFIASRLVEILGQKFLKTFVKNILKQLREKSPKGHASSLEDYLNLFPYIGAPDVSKTFQSDDFFAYMRVAGPNPLMITRMTAPDPRFPVTEEQYRSIMGEDSLQTAMQEGRVYLADYGVLDGALNGTFGAHPPVQKYVYAPLALFAVPTGDTADRALRPVAIQCGQNPAEYPIITPATGADAWLMAKTIVQIADVNFHEAVSHFARTHLLVEPFVITTHRQLPTTHPLFKLLVPHFQGTLAINFAAHQFLIAPQGGVNELLSSTIDNSRALMVKGFQGRGFNADMLPQRLKDRGVDDEKALPVYPYRDDGLLIWQAIHDWVSAYLNLYYQSDADVQKDQALQNWAKELVSFDGGRIPDFGDRGDGAIETLAYLSDAVTMIIFTGSAQHAAVNFPQNDIMSFAPGMPTAGYLPAKAIASEATQKDWLNLLPPLDQAQSQLNLLYLLGSVHFTQLGNYDPNYFTDPKVTAPLTVLQNRLKAIEVTIDQRNQTRPEYNYLKPSNIPQSINI from the coding sequence GAAAGCTTCTCACAGCCCTGGTTGGTGCTGATAGGGAAGCAAGCAATTAAGTTAGCTATCAATACGCTAATCACAAATTTAGGAGATCGAGGCAAAAAAGGGGTTGAAGATGATGTGCGGGAGTTTTTAGGAAAAACGTTACTCATTACCCTACAAGAAGAGGGAACGTCGTTTAAAGCAACCTTAATTAATGCGCTCGCAGCGTTGGTGCCTCAGCTTTTGCTGCAAACTGCCCCCACTCCTCAACCCGCAGTGAAAGTTACACGCAGTGTGGAAACGATCGTTCAACCAACAGCAAGTGCTGCTGGATCTGGCGTTGAGATTTCTAGAAATGTTGAGACAAGCATACAGTCAACAATTCAGCTTTCCCCAGCAGATGCACCGTCAAACACTGTCGAAGTGACAAAGAGTGTTGAAACCGCACTCGATCAACTGCTGCAAACTGAGGCACCCTCCAATTCAGAAGTACCTCAAGTAGATAAAACGATACAACAGCCGGTCGTTGCTCCTTCTCCAGAAGAAAAGGCTCAAATCTCCAGTGGAATTGATCGGGCATTGCAGCAGCCTTTACCCGGAATACCCGCGAATGAAGCAGATGTTGAAAAATTTATTGCTTCTCGTTTAGTTGAAATTTTAGGACAAAAATTTCTCAAAACCTTTGTCAAAAATATTCTCAAACAGTTAAGAGAGAAGTCACCCAAAGGTCACGCTAGCAGTCTGGAAGATTATCTCAATCTGTTTCCCTACATTGGTGCACCAGACGTATCAAAAACATTTCAAAGTGACGACTTTTTCGCCTATATGCGGGTCGCAGGACCCAATCCTCTCATGATTACCCGCATGACTGCACCCGATCCTCGTTTTCCAGTAACAGAGGAGCAGTATCGATCGATTATGGGCGAAGACTCGCTCCAGACCGCGATGCAAGAAGGACGAGTTTATCTGGCAGATTATGGGGTATTGGATGGAGCTTTGAACGGCACTTTTGGCGCTCATCCGCCTGTTCAGAAATATGTTTATGCGCCGCTGGCTTTATTCGCAGTTCCAACAGGGGATACAGCCGATCGGGCATTACGTCCGGTTGCGATCCAATGTGGTCAAAATCCGGCAGAATATCCCATCATTACGCCTGCTACGGGGGCGGATGCCTGGCTAATGGCAAAAACAATTGTCCAGATTGCCGATGTTAACTTCCACGAAGCCGTCTCTCACTTTGCCCGCACCCATTTACTGGTGGAACCTTTTGTCATCACCACACATCGACAACTGCCCACTACACATCCTTTATTTAAGCTACTCGTGCCGCATTTTCAGGGCACACTCGCAATCAATTTTGCCGCTCATCAATTTCTGATTGCGCCTCAAGGCGGCGTGAACGAGCTGCTATCCTCTACGATCGACAATTCTCGCGCTTTGATGGTGAAAGGATTTCAGGGGCGCGGATTCAATGCAGATATGTTGCCACAACGGTTGAAGGACCGTGGCGTTGATGACGAGAAAGCGTTGCCTGTTTATCCTTATCGGGATGATGGGCTGCTGATCTGGCAAGCAATTCACGATTGGGTTTCTGCCTATTTGAACCTGTATTATCAGTCTGATGCTGATGTTCAAAAGGATCAGGCACTACAAAATTGGGCAAAAGAACTCGTCTCTTTTGATGGCGGTCGTATCCCAGATTTTGGCGATCGAGGCGATGGTGCGATCGAAACGCTAGCTTATTTGAGCGATGCCGTCACCATGATCATTTTTACCGGAAGTGCCCAACATGCCGCCGTTAACTTCCCCCAAAACGATATCATGAGCTTTGCCCCTGGTATGCCCACCGCAGGTTACTTACCAGCAAAAGCGATCGCCTCAGAAGCCACACAAAAAGATTGGTTGAATCTTCTGCCGCCCCTCGACCAAGCACAATCGCAATTAAATTTACTGTATCTGCTCGGTTCAGTCCATTTCACTCAGCTGGGAAATTACGACCCCAACTATTTTACTGATCCCAAGGTGACAGCACCGTTGACAGTACTCCAAAATCGATTGAAAGCAATTGAAGTAACGATCGATCAGCGCAACCAAACTCGCCCTGAGTACAATTACCTTAAACCCTCCAACATTCCTCAGAGCATCAATATTTGA
- the modA gene encoding molybdate ABC transporter substrate-binding protein, which translates to MKRRFVISFLGTLLVTLILSIGLRVVAPISTNAQSTTLLVAAAASLRNALEELDPIFEQAHSGITVNYNFAASGPLQQQIQQGAPVDVFFSAATAQMDVLQNESLILTDTRRNLLTNQLVLIVPGDSTLGLTSFRQLTNSNVRRISVGEPRSVPAGRYAQELFTRLGLSEQLRSKFVYGNSVRSVLGTVESGNADAGVVYVTDAKVSNRVRQVATAPSNLHSPIVYPIAVIKASRNQQAAHTYTQFLGSRQAQDIFKKYGFGIAQ; encoded by the coding sequence ATGAAACGAAGATTTGTCATTTCTTTTTTAGGTACACTGCTTGTCACCCTCATTCTATCGATCGGTTTAAGGGTGGTTGCACCAATTTCCACAAACGCTCAATCGACAACGCTTTTAGTTGCAGCCGCTGCCAGCTTACGGAATGCCCTAGAGGAACTTGATCCTATTTTTGAGCAGGCTCATTCAGGCATAACTGTAAATTACAACTTTGCAGCATCAGGCCCTTTACAACAGCAAATCCAGCAAGGTGCCCCCGTTGATGTCTTTTTCTCTGCTGCAACAGCACAGATGGACGTATTGCAAAACGAAAGCCTTATCCTCACTGACACTCGACGGAACCTTCTGACCAACCAACTCGTTCTCATTGTGCCTGGTGACTCTACCTTGGGGTTAACCAGCTTCCGCCAGTTGACAAACTCAAACGTCAGACGAATTTCAGTTGGTGAACCACGCAGCGTTCCTGCCGGAAGGTATGCTCAAGAACTATTCACCCGCCTGGGACTTTCCGAGCAACTGCGATCGAAATTCGTTTATGGCAACTCTGTTCGCAGCGTTTTGGGAACGGTCGAGAGCGGCAATGCGGATGCAGGAGTGGTTTACGTCACAGATGCCAAAGTTTCCAATCGAGTGAGACAGGTGGCAACGGCACCCAGCAACCTCCACTCCCCCATCGTCTATCCGATCGCTGTAATCAAGGCAAGCCGAAATCAACAAGCTGCTCACACTTATACTCAATTTTTAGGGAGTAGGCAAGCGCAAGACATCTTCAAGAAATACGGATTTGGAATTGCTCAATAA